GAAGTCGACGGAAGGCCTCGGCGCCGTGGGCGGCTATCGCGAGCTGGCGAAGTACACGGCTCTCGGCGGCACGCTGTTCATCTTCGCCATTCCGGGCGGAACGAACGGCTGATTACGTGAGTTCACAGTAGTTTCGCAGCAGCAGTGACGTAGCCGAAGACGCCCGTACGCGGTCTTCGGCTCCGCCCGATACGAATGACAAGCAGCTTCAATCGAAATGATATTAGGGAGACGAACGCATGAAAGTCCGCGTTGTGCTGTCGCTTGCAGGTGCGTTACTGGCGTTGAGCGCTTTACCTGTTGTCATGACCAATAGCTGGGGGCAGTCGTCGGATGCGCCTCAGGTTCAGAAGGTCGCCTATAAGGTTGTCGACGGTAACAAGGTCGACAACGATACATTGCAGGGATGGAAAACCTGGCGCGCGCTGGCGTGTGAACGCTGCCACGGCGCGAAGCAGGAAGGACTCGTGGGACCGTCGCTGATCGACGCGTTCAAGACGCTCGACAAGAACGAATTCCATCGCACGGTATTCGGCGGACGTGTCGACAAGGGCATGCCCGATTTCAGTTCGAGCCAGATGATGCAGAAGAACTGGGAAAACCTGTTCGCATACCTGAAAGGCCGCTCCGACGGCTCGATCAAACCGGGCGATCTGCAGGCGATCGATGCCAAATGAGCCAACTGACGTCACGCGAAGCTGCGTGACGCGCTTGCAAGCCTGCACCTGCATGCTTCCGATCGCGCGCCACGCCGCATGACGCAAAACCCGGAGACCTCCATGTCCGTTTGCAGAACTTCCGTCGTCCATGCCGTCTGTGCGATGCTGACGCTGTGCTGTGTCTGCATCGGTGTTCCCGCAGCCCGCGCGCAGCAGGGTGCGCCCGCGCCGAATCTGCCGAACAACGATGGCGCGGACAAGGTGCTGCGCGTGTGCGCCGACCCGAACAACATGCCGTTGTCGAACGACAAGGGCGAAGGCTTCGAGAACAAGATCGCGGCCGCGATGGCCAAAGACTTCGGCTACAAGCTCGAATACACGTACTTTCCGCAGCGCATGGGTTTCGTGCGGCACACGTTGCGCGACAAGGTGGACAACAGCGATCAGTTCAAATGCGATCTGATCATCGGCGTGCCGCATGGTTACGACATGACGTCGACGACGCGGCCGTGGCTGCATTCCACGTATGCGATGGTCTTCAACAAGCGCCCCGAGTTCGCGAGCATCAATGCGCCCGCCGATCTGCTGAAGCTGCCGCCGGATCAATTGAAGAAACTCAAGCTCGGCATCTTCACGCAGACGCCTGCTGTCGACTGGCTGCTGTCGAACAATCTGATCGACCAGGCCGTGTCGTATCGCGCGCAGAGCGGCGATCCGAACGCGTTTCCTGGCGAGATGATCCAGCACGATCTGGCGCAGGGTAATGTCGATGTCGTGTTCGTCTGGGGGCCGATTGCCGGTTACTTCGCGAAGCAGGCGAGCGATCGCGTGAAGCTCGTGCCGTTCCCGCCGCAGCAGGGCATCCGTTTCGACTATGAAATCTCGATGGGCGTGCGTTACGGCGAGAAAGCGTGGCACGACAAGATCGATCAGTGGATCGCCACGCATCAGGACAACATCAACCAGATCCTGACCAGCTACGAAGTACCGCTGCTGCCGCTGGCGAGCGCGCCTGTCGCATCGGATGCGCCGAAATGACGGGCGCCTGTGCAGCAAGCGCACGCGTTGGCGCGCGTGCGTTTGCATCGCGCGGCGTTGCTGCGCTGGCCGCGCTCGCGGTGTCGATGACATTGCCGCAAGCCGCGCATTCCGCCGATGCCGCGAGCGGCCCTGCCGCTGCAAGCGGCGCGAGCGGAGCGGAAACGCCGATCGCGCCCGCCGAAAAACTGCTGTTTCTCACGCCGCATCTGCATGGCGTCGCGTCGCAGACGGAGCTGGACTATTCGCTCGTCGTATCGGCGCCGCCTGACAAACAGACTGATCGCATCCGCGTGCTCGTCGCCAGCGCCGATAACGCGAAAAGCGACGCCACGGTCAGCGATGCCAGCGGCAAGGTGCCGTTGCCTGAAAACCTGCCGTGCAATCCCGTGATTCTGTATTTTCTCGAGCGCGACATCGCCGGGATGGAGCAGGCGACGGGCGGCCAGCGGCGCTATTTTCAGCAGCGTGTGCGGCTTGCGCTGGCCGCGAGCCCGGCCATCACGGACACGACGGTGCAGGTGGACGGCAAGACTGTGAAGGCGCGCAAGATCGTGATTCAGCCGTATCTGCACGATCCGAACGCGCAACGCTTTCCGAAGTTCACGAGCAAGCGCTATACGTTCGTGCTCGCCGATGGCGTGCCGGGCGGCGTGTCGCTATTGCGCACCGATGTGCCCGGCGACAACGAGGACTTCGCGCATCCGTTGAAGACGGAGATGTTGAGTTACGAAGGCTCGTTGCGCAAGCTGTCGCCGCCTGCAAACGGCACGAAGTCGCCCTCGACGAAGCCCGATAACGCGCCGCGCGCGAGCCGCTGAAACTGCCGCCGATGTTCTGTCGCTGTTCGCTATTCGCTATGCGCGTGGGAACGCATGATGAACCTGATCCGCTCGCTGACGCTCAGGCAATTGCAGATCTTCGTGATTGCAAGCCGTTTGCCGAGCTTCGCGCGCGCGGCGGAAGAACTGCATCTGACGCAACCCGCCGTGTCGATGCAGATTCGCCAGCTGGAAGAGGCGATCGGCATGCCGCTGTTCGAGCGGATCGCGCGACGTCTCACGCTGACGGAAGCGGGCGAACGTCTGTCGCATCACGCCAGCCGCATACTCGGCGAGATCAAGGATGCCGAGGACACGATGACATCGCTCGCGCAGGCGGACAGCGGGTCGATCACGGTGAGCATCGTGAGTTCGGCGACTTACTTTGCGCCGAAGCTGCTTGCGCTGTATTCGAAGCAGTATCCGAAGGTGGATGTGCATTTTTCCGTGGGCAATCGCGAGACGTTGCTGCGGCTGTTGCAGGACAACGCGACGGATCTCGCGATCATGGGCAGGCCGCCGCCCGAACTCGGCACGACGGCCGAGCCGCTTGCTTATCACCCGCATGTGATCATTGCGCCGGTTTCGCATCCTTTGCGCGATGCGAGGCGGTTCGATTTGCAGGAGCTTGCGGGGGATACGTTTTTATTGCGCGAGCCTGGGTCGGGGACGCGGGCTGTGACCGAGCATACGTTTCGGCAGCATCTTTTCACGCCTTCCCGGTGTGTGACGCTTGGCAGCAATGAGACTATCAAGCAGGCTGTGATGGCAGGGATGGGTGTGAGCCTTATTTCATTGCATACGCTTGGGCTTGAATTGCGGACCGGCGAGATCGCATTGCTCGATGTGAACGGGACGCCCGTTGAGCGGACCTGGCAGATCGTGCATCTCGCCTCTAAACAGCTGTCGCCGACTTGTGTTGTGTTTCGCAGGTTTTTGCTTGAGAGGGCTGAGGCTTTTCTTGAGGAAGAGTTTGCTGAGCTGGTGGCGCCGCTTTCCGCGCGGCGGGTGCGGGGTGTGGGGTAGTGGCGTAGGGGGGCTTTTGTCTGCGACGCTAGTCGCCATTCTGGGTTTTTGGTTTTTGTCTTTTTGTTGGCATCCGCGATTTCGTATCCGTACTTCACGCGTCGCCCCTGTGCGGGGCGGCACCTACTTTTCTTTGCAGCGGCAAAGAAAAGTAGGCAAAAGAAAGCCGCTTCAAACCTCCGGTGCCCGCCAGGATAACGCCACAGCACACGTTCTTTGAGCCGTCGCGCTGCGACGCCAACACTCCGTAGAAAGCCCGCAGTCAACCGCGCCCGGCGCGAAAGATGATATCCACCTGGAGCACATTCGGTCAGCGCGCTTTTTTTGCATTTGCCGTCGGTCTGAATGCGGCGGTATGTGTTCCAGACTGTGTGGGGTTTTCGCGCCGTGCGCGCCTGACTGCGGGCTATCTACAGAGTGCGGACGTCGCTGCGCGACAGCTCGACTGCGGCATGCCGCGGCGCTGCCCTGGCAGGCACCGGAGGTTCAAAAGCGGCTTTCTTTTGCCTACTTTTCTTTGCCGCTGCAAAGAAAAGTAGGTGCCGCCCCGCACAGGGGCGACGTTTGAAGCACGGATGCGAAATCGCGGATGCCAGCGCAGCAAAAAACCAAAAAACAAAAAAACAAAAAAACCAGAATGAGCGACTGGCGTCGCAGACAAAACAAAACAAAACAAAACAACTACACCTCAACAACACTTCCCAGCGCCGCCGGCATACCTCGCATTCTGCCGCTCACGAAAAAACTCTTCATAACTCATGACAGGGCGACCAGGATGAGTCGCACCCATATGAGCGACATAGGTCTCATAGTCGGGCAAGCCGACCATCAACCGCATGGCCTGCCCGAGGTATCGCCCGGCGTTGCGCACATCATCGCGAAGTCCTGAGAACATAACGCGCCCCCGGATCACTGCGCGCCGCCAGCGCGCTGACCGCCAGGCAACACCTCAAACGGCGTCTCCAGCACAGTAGGCAGATCCGCGCGCCGAGCGCGCAAAACAGCAAGCACGCCATACACAACCACACTGACTACGACAAAGATAAAAAGCCCAGCCAGCGCCGCATCGACGTAGTCATTAAACATGATCCGACGCATCTGCTCGATCGACTTGGCGGGCGCAACAACCTTACCCGCATCAGCAGCAGCACCGAGCTTCGCAGCATGCGCCAGAAATCCCACCTTCGGATTCGCGTCGAAAATCTTCTGCCAGCCCGCCGTCATCGTGCAGATCAGCAGCCAGACCGTCGGCACCAGCGTCACCCACGCAAAGCGCTCGCGCTTCATCTTGAACAGCACCACCGTGCCGAGCACCAGCGCAATACCCGCGAGCATCTGGTTTGAGATGCCGAACAGCGGCCACAGCGTATTGATACCGCCCAACGGATCGACCACGCCCTGATACAGGAAGTAACCCCACGCTGCCACGCACAGCGCCGTTGCGATCAGATTCGCAGGCAGCGATTCCGTGCGCTTCAATGCCGGATGGAACGTGCCGAGCAGATCCTGCAGCATGAAGCGTCCGGCGCGCGTACCCGCATCGACGGCCGTCAGGATGAACAGCGCTTCGAACAGAATCGCGAAGTGATACCAGAACGCCATCATCGCCTGGCCGCCGA
This Paraburkholderia sabiae DNA region includes the following protein-coding sequences:
- a CDS encoding c-type cytochrome, whose product is MKVRVVLSLAGALLALSALPVVMTNSWGQSSDAPQVQKVAYKVVDGNKVDNDTLQGWKTWRALACERCHGAKQEGLVGPSLIDAFKTLDKNEFHRTVFGGRVDKGMPDFSSSQMMQKNWENLFAYLKGRSDGSIKPGDLQAIDAK
- a CDS encoding substrate-binding domain-containing protein, producing the protein MLTLCCVCIGVPAARAQQGAPAPNLPNNDGADKVLRVCADPNNMPLSNDKGEGFENKIAAAMAKDFGYKLEYTYFPQRMGFVRHTLRDKVDNSDQFKCDLIIGVPHGYDMTSTTRPWLHSTYAMVFNKRPEFASINAPADLLKLPPDQLKKLKLGIFTQTPAVDWLLSNNLIDQAVSYRAQSGDPNAFPGEMIQHDLAQGNVDVVFVWGPIAGYFAKQASDRVKLVPFPPQQGIRFDYEISMGVRYGEKAWHDKIDQWIATHQDNINQILTSYEVPLLPLASAPVASDAPK
- a CDS encoding LysR family transcriptional regulator, which produces MNLIRSLTLRQLQIFVIASRLPSFARAAEELHLTQPAVSMQIRQLEEAIGMPLFERIARRLTLTEAGERLSHHASRILGEIKDAEDTMTSLAQADSGSITVSIVSSATYFAPKLLALYSKQYPKVDVHFSVGNRETLLRLLQDNATDLAIMGRPPPELGTTAEPLAYHPHVIIAPVSHPLRDARRFDLQELAGDTFLLREPGSGTRAVTEHTFRQHLFTPSRCVTLGSNETIKQAVMAGMGVSLISLHTLGLELRTGEIALLDVNGTPVERTWQIVHLASKQLSPTCVVFRRFLLERAEAFLEEEFAELVAPLSARRVRGVG
- a CDS encoding YbdD/YjiX family protein, giving the protein MFSGLRDDVRNAGRYLGQAMRLMVGLPDYETYVAHMGATHPGRPVMSYEEFFRERQNARYAGGAGKCC